From the genome of Verrucomicrobiia bacterium, one region includes:
- a CDS encoding efflux RND transporter periplasmic adaptor subunit — protein sequence MNFLLPPRNSRPRIRRPTRSLCGLALCVLFAGCHRHPASGPPPPPGALQQTAHSEDLEFYLEHPPLVAGQAAQLVGHLSKLPSGIPWEGSNVRYQFRLGDTLVESPDLSPVQPGVYSHALVFPKAGDWRGLLLAGSRDQKSTLSFGPVRVHADAENAEAAPQPPPLEGILVSKERQWQLGIRTAPVVPQRLVSRVRAAGTVTAPPGATAHVSAPFPGTFLSPSNDIPPTLGESVTAGQILGRLRPAFSEATAKLGEIEGQIADAKLSVAQARRNLDRVRRLVELGIESRQDLELAQLGYEAAVARLEATLATRTSYRSGADPAGEIPLQELRAPISGRVVAGPSAAPGQYVPADQVLFTLLESGRIRIEARIPESAVQRLGADPDALLESPGRRGEFLSVATAGGRLVFASPLVDASTHTVTFVYELPNPDGRFRIGEHLNALLASQDAALRLAIPDAAIVEDGGQPVAFVQVAGETFERRELVLGLRDGNQVEVLSGLRSGERVVVAGANLVRLSGASTEVPAEGHVH from the coding sequence ATGAATTTCTTGCTGCCGCCCCGAAACTCGCGCCCGCGGATCCGGCGTCCCACTCGCAGCTTGTGTGGCCTGGCGCTATGTGTGTTGTTCGCCGGATGCCATCGCCATCCTGCTTCGGGGCCGCCTCCGCCGCCGGGGGCACTCCAACAGACCGCTCACTCGGAGGACCTGGAGTTCTATCTGGAACATCCACCGCTGGTCGCCGGACAGGCGGCCCAGCTGGTCGGACATCTCTCCAAACTGCCGTCCGGCATCCCTTGGGAGGGCTCGAACGTCCGGTACCAGTTCCGCTTGGGCGACACCCTGGTGGAGTCTCCGGATCTCAGCCCCGTGCAGCCTGGAGTCTATTCGCACGCGTTGGTGTTCCCGAAAGCCGGCGACTGGCGGGGCCTGTTGCTGGCCGGCTCGCGCGACCAGAAAAGCACCCTCAGTTTTGGGCCTGTTCGGGTGCATGCCGATGCCGAGAACGCTGAAGCCGCCCCGCAACCGCCCCCCCTTGAAGGCATCCTGGTGTCCAAGGAACGCCAGTGGCAGCTGGGAATTCGCACGGCTCCGGTGGTCCCGCAACGCCTGGTGTCACGTGTGCGCGCGGCGGGCACCGTGACCGCCCCGCCCGGGGCCACCGCCCACGTGTCCGCCCCGTTTCCCGGAACCTTCCTGTCGCCTTCGAACGACATTCCACCCACGCTTGGGGAATCCGTCACCGCCGGCCAGATCCTCGGCCGGCTTCGTCCGGCGTTCTCGGAGGCCACGGCAAAACTCGGGGAAATCGAAGGCCAGATCGCGGATGCGAAGCTTTCGGTGGCCCAGGCCCGGCGCAACCTGGATCGCGTACGGCGACTGGTGGAGCTGGGTATCGAGTCGCGTCAGGATCTGGAACTGGCCCAACTCGGTTACGAGGCCGCCGTCGCACGCCTGGAAGCCACGCTCGCGACACGGACCAGCTATCGGTCCGGTGCCGATCCGGCCGGCGAAATTCCCCTCCAGGAGCTTCGTGCCCCCATCAGCGGCCGCGTCGTCGCGGGTCCGTCGGCAGCTCCCGGTCAGTACGTCCCTGCCGACCAGGTGTTGTTCACGCTGCTCGAATCCGGACGCATCCGGATCGAAGCCCGGATTCCGGAGTCCGCGGTTCAACGGCTCGGTGCGGATCCGGATGCGCTGCTGGAATCGCCCGGACGCCGGGGTGAGTTTCTCTCCGTGGCGACGGCGGGCGGCCGGCTGGTGTTCGCCAGTCCGCTGGTGGACGCCTCCACCCACACCGTGACCTTTGTCTACGAGCTGCCGAATCCCGACGGGCGCTTCCGGATCGGGGAGCACCTCAACGCGCTGCTCGCATCCCAGGACGCCGCCCTGCGCCTGGCGATTCCGGATGCCGCCATCGTCGAAGATGGGGGCCAGCCGGTCGCCTTTGTGCAGGTCGCCGGCGAGACCTTTGAGCGGCGCGAGCTGGTGCTGGGGCTCCGCGACGGCAATCAGGTTGAGGTCCTTTCGGGACTTCGGTCCGGTGAACGGGTGGTGGTCGCCGGTGCCAACCTCGTGCGCCTCTCGGGGGCCAGCACGGAGGTCCCGGCCGAGGGACATGTCCACTGA
- a CDS encoding phosphoenolpyruvate carboxylase, with translation MSPSDSPSSNPPDALRHLGFDLLHADLRYLMEAFAATLERIGEAALAARLPWCGGEGPPAGRAHGVNGRALGQAYSIAFQLLNIVEERAAAQVRRLREKELGPAAEKGLWADNLRQMRRELGESGLLGVLASVRVEPVLTAHPTEAKRETVRERHGELYRLMNRRENAAYTPREQERLRRLITVELESLWRTGEIHVTRPSIEAELQNALHYLREVFPEALARAHVHLREAWEAEGLDAARLDALPPLMRFGTWIGGDRDGHPFVTAEVTREALLALRHNALRVQRRGLEALGHHLPLSVLFQKVPEALIAQRDRLAGELDGAPGVAVDFIRERNKEEPWREVAFLMRAKVLLAMEHPDAAAAYQQPEALLADLEMLAASLEDVGGHALVPQWIVPLRRQIRAFGFHSASLDVRQNSAFHEKALAQLLAAAGMPDGADFAAWPLERRRELLERELQSPRPFLAPGMSAGAEADAVIACHRVLAEYRARHGGAGLGALIVSMTRHVEDLLTVYLLAREAGLATWTEKGLICPMPVTPLFETIADLEAGPAISEAFLSHPVTRRGLVGAADPPSFQMMVGYSDSNKDCGILASQWAIHRAQDRLAALAERHGLRPVFFHGRGGTVGRGAGPTHWFMEAMPHGALSGHLRMTEQGETIAQKYAHMNSAVYNVELLIASAASTTARHRRGPAPSESLAPVMDRLAEWSREAYRGLLQQEGFMTFFRLATPIDALENARIGSRPARRTGQAALEDLRAIPWVFSWTQSRFYLPGWFGAGSALDRLRRTDGDLWEALSGRFRRNPFLRYVLTNIESSLVSVNLDWVNAYAGLVADTEVRERFLGIILAEFACTRAMLDAVFQRPFKERRPRLAFTLELREPPLHVLHRQQIDLLRSWREHLAARDQAGADALIPDLLVSINALASGLRTTG, from the coding sequence ATGTCCCCATCGGATTCCCCGTCCTCCAATCCCCCCGACGCACTGCGGCATCTGGGTTTTGATCTGCTGCACGCCGACCTGCGCTATCTCATGGAGGCGTTCGCGGCAACGCTGGAGCGAATCGGTGAGGCGGCACTGGCCGCCCGGCTCCCGTGGTGCGGCGGGGAGGGGCCGCCAGCCGGCAGGGCACACGGAGTGAACGGGCGCGCGCTGGGGCAGGCGTACTCGATCGCCTTTCAATTGCTGAACATCGTGGAGGAGCGCGCCGCCGCGCAGGTGCGGCGGTTGCGGGAGAAGGAGCTGGGCCCGGCGGCGGAGAAGGGACTTTGGGCGGACAATTTGCGGCAGATGCGGCGGGAGCTGGGTGAGTCCGGATTGCTCGGAGTGCTCGCCTCGGTGCGCGTGGAGCCGGTGCTCACGGCGCATCCGACGGAGGCGAAGCGCGAGACCGTGCGTGAGCGCCACGGTGAGCTCTACCGCCTGATGAACCGCCGCGAGAATGCGGCGTACACACCGCGGGAGCAGGAGCGCCTTCGCCGGTTGATCACCGTCGAACTCGAAAGCCTGTGGCGAACCGGCGAGATCCATGTCACGCGGCCCAGCATCGAGGCGGAGCTCCAAAATGCGTTGCACTACCTTCGGGAGGTTTTTCCGGAGGCATTGGCCCGGGCCCATGTTCATTTGCGGGAGGCTTGGGAGGCGGAGGGTCTCGACGCCGCCCGTCTGGACGCCCTGCCGCCGCTCATGCGGTTCGGCACCTGGATCGGCGGGGACCGCGATGGCCACCCGTTCGTGACCGCGGAGGTCACCCGCGAGGCGCTCCTCGCGCTGCGCCACAATGCACTGCGCGTGCAGCGGCGCGGCCTTGAGGCGCTGGGGCACCATCTCCCATTGAGCGTTCTCTTCCAGAAGGTGCCTGAGGCGCTGATCGCGCAGCGCGATCGTCTCGCCGGCGAACTGGACGGCGCTCCCGGGGTCGCCGTGGACTTCATTCGCGAGCGCAACAAGGAGGAGCCCTGGCGGGAGGTGGCGTTCCTGATGCGCGCGAAGGTGCTCCTGGCCATGGAACATCCGGATGCCGCAGCGGCGTATCAGCAGCCGGAAGCGCTTCTTGCCGACCTCGAAATGCTGGCGGCCTCGCTGGAGGACGTCGGAGGTCATGCGCTGGTTCCACAGTGGATCGTGCCCTTGCGGCGCCAGATCCGTGCGTTTGGATTCCATTCCGCCAGTCTCGATGTCCGCCAGAACTCCGCCTTTCATGAGAAGGCCCTGGCGCAGTTGTTGGCGGCGGCCGGTATGCCAGACGGCGCCGATTTTGCCGCCTGGCCGCTGGAGCGGCGCCGGGAATTGCTGGAGCGGGAGCTGCAATCACCGCGCCCCTTCCTGGCCCCGGGGATGAGTGCCGGAGCGGAGGCCGACGCCGTGATCGCCTGCCACCGCGTGCTTGCGGAGTACCGTGCACGCCATGGCGGCGCGGGACTGGGCGCGCTCATCGTCTCCATGACGCGCCACGTGGAGGATTTGCTGACCGTGTATCTCCTGGCACGCGAGGCCGGTCTTGCGACGTGGACGGAGAAGGGACTGATCTGTCCGATGCCCGTGACGCCCCTGTTCGAGACCATTGCCGACCTTGAGGCGGGCCCTGCGATCAGTGAGGCCTTCCTGAGTCACCCGGTGACCCGCCGGGGACTTGTCGGGGCGGCCGATCCGCCCTCGTTTCAAATGATGGTGGGCTATTCCGATTCCAACAAGGACTGCGGAATCCTGGCCAGCCAGTGGGCCATTCATCGTGCGCAGGACCGGCTGGCGGCACTGGCGGAGCGCCACGGACTGCGTCCGGTTTTTTTCCACGGTCGCGGCGGCACCGTGGGGCGTGGAGCGGGGCCGACGCATTGGTTCATGGAGGCCATGCCCCATGGTGCCCTCAGCGGCCATTTGCGCATGACCGAGCAGGGAGAGACGATTGCGCAAAAGTACGCCCACATGAATTCGGCAGTGTACAATGTCGAGCTGCTGATTGCCTCGGCGGCGTCCACCACCGCACGGCACCGGCGGGGTCCCGCACCCAGTGAATCCCTGGCGCCGGTGATGGACCGGCTGGCGGAATGGAGTCGCGAGGCCTATCGGGGTTTGCTTCAGCAGGAGGGCTTCATGACCTTTTTCCGGTTGGCGACCCCGATTGACGCGCTGGAAAACGCACGCATTGGGTCACGCCCGGCCCGGCGCACCGGTCAGGCCGCACTGGAGGATCTTCGGGCCATTCCCTGGGTGTTTTCCTGGACCCAGTCCCGGTTCTACCTGCCCGGGTGGTTTGGAGCGGGAAGTGCGCTCGACCGCCTGCGCCGGACGGACGGCGACCTTTGGGAAGCGCTGTCCGGCCGGTTCCGGCGGAATCCGTTTCTGCGTTACGTGCTGACGAACATCGAGAGTTCGCTGGTCAGTGTGAACCTCGACTGGGTCAACGCCTACGCCGGTCTGGTGGCGGACACGGAAGTTCGGGAGCGTTTCCTGGGAATCATCCTGGCCGAGTTCGCATGCACCCGGGCGATGCTTGACGCGGTTTTTCAGCGCCCCTTCAAGGAGCGCCGGCCCCGGCTGGCCTTCACCTTGGAGCTGCGCGAGCCGCCGCTGCACGTCCTGCACCGTCAGCAGATTGACCTCCTCCGATCATGGCGGGAGCACCTGGCCGCCCGGGATCAGGCCGGCGCGGATGCACTGATTCCGGACCTGCTGGTCTCGATCAACGCGCTGGCCTCGGGATTGCGCACGACCGGCTGA
- a CDS encoding sigma-70 family RNA polymerase sigma factor has protein sequence MRPPRDPVANADANAVAVDPAATRSSLVRRLGDWGDDGGWQEFFDTYWKLIYSVAVRAGLSDAEARDVVQDTVVAVARRMKAGGYDRAKGSFKNWLCLIARRRIIDHFRRRTDPALRAPSGSDDDPDRTDLLARVPDPAGGDLDRVWEEEWRRNLLDAALDRVRRDVSPKQFQIYDLSVLRGMPLGEVGRLLKVNAAQVYLARHRVGRLLRAEVARLESRAEESPVPT, from the coding sequence ATGAGGCCCCCGCGTGACCCTGTGGCCAACGCCGATGCCAATGCCGTCGCCGTGGATCCGGCGGCGACACGCTCCAGCCTGGTCCGGCGCCTCGGGGACTGGGGCGACGACGGGGGATGGCAGGAGTTCTTCGACACCTACTGGAAGCTGATCTACTCGGTGGCCGTCCGGGCCGGGCTGTCCGATGCCGAGGCCCGCGACGTGGTGCAGGACACGGTGGTGGCGGTGGCACGGCGGATGAAGGCCGGCGGATACGACCGGGCGAAAGGCTCGTTCAAGAACTGGCTGTGCCTCATCGCCCGCCGCCGGATCATTGACCATTTCCGGCGCCGGACCGATCCCGCGCTCCGGGCCCCATCCGGGTCGGACGACGATCCCGACCGGACCGACCTCCTCGCCCGGGTGCCAGACCCGGCGGGGGGCGATCTGGACCGGGTGTGGGAGGAGGAATGGCGACGGAACCTGCTCGACGCCGCCCTGGACCGGGTCCGTCGGGACGTCTCGCCCAAGCAGTTCCAGATCTACGACCTTTCCGTGCTCCGCGGGATGCCATTGGGGGAGGTGGGCCGCCTCCTCAAGGTCAACGCCGCCCAGGTGTACCTAGCCCGGCACCGGGTGGGACGCCTCCTTCGGGCCGAGGTGGCCCGGTTGGAATCCCGGGCGGAGGAGTCCCCCGTTCCGACATGA
- a CDS encoding efflux RND transporter permease subunit encodes MDSLIHWALRHRTAVLFLALVLLVVGGNSALRMPVDVFPDLTAPTVTVLTEAGGMAADEAEVQVTIPLETSINGAPGVRRVRSASTTGLSILWAEFAWGTDLRAARQVVSERVALASADLPAEVDRPIIAPTSSIMGEILFLALTSDTVPPRELRTYAETVIRRRLLSVPGVSQVIAIGGAQKQHQVALSPDRLVARGVSLAEVADALASANLNAPAGVIPQRNIEWLVTGVGRMRTSNDIAATVVRSLDGVPLTVGDLGGVRIGNAPRRGDAALNGREAVVLGLQKQPGANTLELTRRLDLVLDDLATRLPEGVTLHRHVFRQADFIQVAVDNVRKALSEGIFFVVLVILAFLGSLRATVISVVAIPLSLAAAVVALDLSGATINTMTLGGMAIAIGALVDDAVIDVENVFRRLRENTALPESARRAVLRVVLDASIEIRSSIVFATAIIALVFVPVFFLEGIEGRLLRPLGTAYLTALGASLLVAVTVTPALCLLLLPRSRAVETAHEPRVVRTMKRAYGRVLTPVLNHPWAVPIPTMALLVVALAVLPQFGRGFLPDFNEGTLTISAVTIPGTSLDESGRIAQLAERVLLEHPEVASVTRRTGRAERDEHAQGVESSELDVSLRPGGRSKQAFLEDLRESLSAVPGMSFSIGQPISHRMDHMLSGTRAAIAIKLFGPGLRPLRDLAARVETAVHDVPGVVDLSVEPQADIPNLRARFDRAALARHGLTIREVARTLEAAVRGITVTRILEDQRAVDLTLRLETDGMPMAVDELGDLLVRTPSGAYVPLSTLADLVRDTGPNVIGREQLERKLVVSCNVAGRDVTGVVEDLRRRVEPLLASLPGYRVEFGGQFESAASAQRRLLVVGGAVVGAVVLLLATVLGGARDAAIVMLNLPLCLIGAVAGVALTGGVLNVASMIGFITVFGISTRNGIMLLTHIHHLQRREGVGNFREAVTQGALERLAPITMTALAAALALIPLALGAGRPGSEIQSPMATVILCGLLTSLPLDLLILPALYLRFGRPRSAEALRPFP; translated from the coding sequence ATGGACTCCCTGATTCATTGGGCGCTGCGCCACCGGACCGCCGTGCTCTTCCTGGCGCTGGTCCTGCTCGTCGTCGGCGGCAATTCGGCACTGCGGATGCCCGTGGACGTCTTCCCGGACCTCACCGCCCCTACCGTCACCGTCCTCACCGAAGCCGGCGGGATGGCTGCGGATGAGGCTGAGGTCCAGGTCACCATCCCGTTGGAGACCTCAATCAATGGCGCGCCGGGCGTCCGACGGGTCCGGTCGGCTTCGACCACCGGATTGTCCATCCTCTGGGCCGAGTTTGCCTGGGGGACGGATCTCCGGGCGGCCCGGCAGGTGGTAAGCGAGCGGGTGGCCCTGGCGTCGGCGGATCTTCCCGCGGAGGTGGACCGTCCGATCATCGCCCCCACGTCCTCCATCATGGGCGAGATCCTGTTCCTCGCCCTGACATCCGACACCGTGCCGCCCCGCGAATTGCGGACGTATGCCGAAACGGTGATTCGTCGCCGCCTGCTTTCGGTTCCGGGAGTGTCGCAAGTCATCGCGATCGGGGGCGCCCAGAAGCAGCATCAGGTGGCGCTGTCGCCGGACCGGCTCGTGGCGCGTGGGGTTTCCCTGGCCGAGGTGGCCGACGCCCTCGCCAGCGCCAACCTCAACGCGCCGGCGGGGGTCATCCCCCAGCGGAACATCGAGTGGCTGGTCACCGGCGTCGGACGCATGCGTACGTCCAACGACATCGCTGCCACAGTGGTCCGGTCCCTGGACGGCGTGCCCCTGACGGTTGGGGATCTTGGCGGGGTGCGCATCGGCAACGCCCCGCGCCGGGGAGATGCGGCGCTCAATGGCCGCGAGGCGGTGGTCCTGGGCCTCCAGAAGCAACCGGGCGCCAATACACTGGAGCTCACCCGCCGCCTGGACTTGGTGCTGGATGATCTCGCGACCCGGTTGCCGGAGGGAGTCACCCTGCACCGCCACGTTTTTCGGCAGGCGGATTTCATCCAGGTGGCGGTGGACAACGTCCGCAAGGCGTTGTCCGAGGGCATCTTCTTCGTGGTCCTCGTCATCCTCGCATTTCTGGGAAGCCTTCGGGCGACGGTGATCAGCGTGGTCGCGATTCCCCTGTCGCTGGCGGCCGCCGTCGTGGCGCTCGACCTGTCGGGCGCGACGATCAACACGATGACCCTCGGCGGCATGGCCATCGCCATCGGGGCGCTGGTGGACGACGCGGTGATTGACGTGGAGAACGTGTTCCGGCGGCTGCGGGAGAATACCGCCCTGCCGGAATCCGCGCGCCGCGCCGTGCTGCGGGTGGTGCTGGACGCCAGCATCGAGATCCGCAGTTCGATCGTCTTCGCCACCGCGATCATTGCACTCGTGTTCGTTCCCGTGTTCTTCCTTGAAGGCATCGAGGGGCGGCTGCTGCGTCCGCTGGGCACCGCCTATCTGACCGCCCTTGGCGCCTCGCTGCTGGTCGCCGTCACCGTGACACCGGCCCTGTGTCTCCTGCTGCTCCCACGAAGCCGCGCGGTGGAGACCGCCCATGAACCCCGGGTCGTTCGCACCATGAAACGGGCCTACGGCCGGGTGCTGACACCGGTCCTCAATCACCCGTGGGCGGTTCCGATCCCGACGATGGCGCTTCTGGTGGTGGCGCTGGCGGTCCTGCCGCAGTTCGGGCGCGGCTTCCTGCCCGACTTCAATGAAGGCACGCTCACCATCAGCGCCGTCACCATCCCGGGAACGAGCCTCGACGAATCAGGCCGCATCGCACAGCTTGCGGAGCGGGTCCTGCTGGAACATCCCGAGGTGGCATCGGTGACGCGGCGCACCGGACGTGCCGAACGCGATGAACATGCGCAGGGCGTCGAATCCTCGGAATTGGACGTCTCGCTGCGCCCGGGGGGCCGCTCAAAACAGGCGTTTCTGGAAGACCTCCGGGAGTCGTTGTCCGCGGTTCCTGGAATGAGTTTTTCGATCGGTCAGCCGATCTCGCACCGGATGGACCACATGCTCTCCGGAACGCGCGCTGCCATTGCCATCAAGCTCTTCGGCCCCGGACTGCGTCCGCTCCGTGACCTCGCCGCCCGTGTCGAAACTGCGGTCCATGACGTTCCTGGCGTGGTGGACCTTTCGGTCGAACCCCAGGCCGACATCCCCAATCTGCGGGCGCGATTTGACCGCGCGGCCCTTGCCCGTCACGGGCTCACAATCCGCGAGGTTGCGCGGACCCTCGAAGCGGCAGTCCGGGGAATCACCGTCACCCGAATCCTGGAGGATCAGCGCGCAGTGGACCTCACCCTGCGTCTGGAGACCGATGGCATGCCCATGGCCGTGGACGAACTGGGCGACCTCCTGGTCCGGACCCCCAGCGGCGCCTATGTCCCGCTGTCCACCCTCGCCGACCTCGTACGGGACACCGGGCCCAACGTAATCGGTCGCGAGCAACTCGAGCGCAAGCTGGTGGTGTCCTGCAACGTCGCCGGCCGCGATGTCACCGGAGTTGTCGAGGATCTGCGCCGGAGGGTGGAGCCGCTGCTGGCATCCCTGCCCGGGTACCGGGTGGAATTCGGCGGGCAGTTTGAGAGTGCCGCGTCGGCACAACGGAGGCTCCTGGTGGTGGGGGGCGCCGTCGTCGGGGCAGTGGTGCTCCTGCTGGCCACGGTGCTGGGAGGCGCCCGGGACGCCGCGATCGTGATGCTGAATCTGCCGCTGTGCCTGATCGGTGCCGTCGCCGGAGTCGCCCTGACCGGCGGCGTGCTGAACGTCGCCTCGATGATTGGCTTCATCACGGTCTTCGGGATCAGCACCCGCAACGGAATCATGCTCCTGACCCACATCCATCACCTCCAGCGGCGCGAAGGCGTGGGGAATTTCCGGGAGGCGGTCACGCAGGGGGCGCTGGAGCGGCTGGCTCCAATCACCATGACGGCGCTGGCGGCGGCCCTCGCCCTCATCCCCCTCGCCCTCGGCGCGGGCCGGCCCGGCAGCGAGATTCAGAGCCCGATGGCCACGGTGATCCTGTGCGGACTCCTCACCTCGCTGCCGCTGGACCTTCTCATCCTGCCCGCGCTGTACCTGCGATTCGGGCGCCCCCGGTCCGCGGAGGCTCTCCGTCCATTCCCATAG
- the ppsA gene encoding phosphoenolpyruvate synthase: MSVANPTPPGGPQPTSEPAPTTAPGGYILWFSEISIQDVPIVGGKNASLGEMYRELVPRGVRVPDGFAVTAAAYRDFLRSGDLDRIVHQQLAELDTADIPDLRRRGAAIRHAILTAPMPPALESAILNAYQRFESPDGLPADVAVRSSATAEDLPDASFAGQQESYLNVQGHRALLDTCRRCFASLFTDRAISYRVDKGFEHSKVALSIGVQRMVRSDLAASGVMFTLDPETGFRDAVLINAAYGLGENVVQGAVNPDEYHVFKTTLRTGFRPILKKLAGSKEFKLIYDIGGGRMVRNVPVPPGDRIRFALDDDEILQLARWGCEIEDHYAARRGRPSPMDIEWAKDGRTGELFILQARPETVQSQRPAGAIESFRLKERGRVLVSGRSIGERIATGPVRILRGVQQLGEFREGEILVSDRTDPDWEPVMKKAAAIVTNRGGRTCHAAIVSRELGVPAIVGTGTATEVLQNGQPVTVSCAEGDTGFVYDGPLAYEIERREPAAAARPRTRVMMNVGNPEESFGLSQLPSDGVGLAREEFIISNSIRIHPLALVNYASLEAGPIKEQVDALTAGYTDKPAYFVDRLAQGVAMIAAAFYPRDVILRLSDFKTNEYANLIGGMPYEPTEENPMLGFRGASRYDHPRYQAGFALECRAVRQVREVMGLSNLKLMIPFCRTVEEGRRVLAAMATHGLRRGENGLEVYVMCEIPSNVILAEEFAELFDGFSIGSNDLTQLILGVDRDSEIVAPLFDERNAAVQRMIAQVIAACRRKGRKIGICGQAPSDYPEFARFLVAQGIDSISLNPDTVLKTTQVILDEERRLGMAGRA; the protein is encoded by the coding sequence ATGTCTGTCGCGAATCCCACCCCTCCTGGGGGTCCTCAACCGACCTCGGAACCGGCTCCCACCACGGCACCTGGCGGCTACATCCTGTGGTTCTCGGAGATCTCCATTCAGGATGTGCCCATCGTGGGCGGAAAGAATGCGTCGCTGGGCGAAATGTACAGGGAACTGGTGCCGCGCGGGGTGAGGGTTCCGGATGGGTTTGCCGTGACCGCTGCGGCGTATCGTGACTTTCTTCGATCGGGTGATCTCGACCGCATCGTGCACCAACAGCTCGCGGAATTGGATACGGCGGACATCCCCGACCTTCGGCGCCGGGGCGCGGCCATCCGCCACGCCATCCTCACGGCTCCGATGCCGCCGGCCCTCGAGTCGGCAATTCTCAACGCCTACCAGCGGTTCGAATCGCCCGACGGTCTTCCGGCGGACGTCGCGGTGCGGAGCAGCGCGACGGCGGAGGACCTCCCGGACGCCAGCTTTGCCGGACAGCAGGAATCCTACCTCAACGTGCAGGGCCATCGCGCCCTGCTGGACACCTGCCGCCGTTGCTTCGCGTCGCTCTTTACCGACCGCGCCATTAGCTACCGGGTGGACAAGGGATTCGAGCACTCCAAGGTGGCGCTCTCGATCGGTGTCCAGCGCATGGTGCGGTCCGACCTGGCCGCTTCGGGCGTGATGTTCACCCTCGACCCCGAAACCGGGTTTCGCGACGCGGTGCTCATCAATGCCGCATACGGCCTCGGCGAGAACGTGGTGCAGGGGGCGGTCAACCCCGACGAATATCACGTCTTCAAGACCACCCTTCGGACCGGGTTCCGTCCGATCCTCAAGAAGCTGGCCGGATCCAAGGAGTTCAAGCTGATCTACGACATTGGGGGCGGGCGCATGGTCAGGAATGTGCCGGTGCCGCCGGGCGACCGGATCCGGTTTGCGCTCGACGATGACGAAATTCTGCAGCTGGCCCGATGGGGGTGCGAAATCGAGGACCACTACGCGGCACGTCGCGGCCGGCCCTCGCCCATGGACATCGAGTGGGCGAAGGACGGCCGGACCGGCGAGTTGTTCATCCTGCAGGCGCGTCCGGAGACCGTCCAGTCACAGCGGCCGGCCGGGGCCATCGAAAGCTTCCGTCTCAAGGAACGCGGGCGGGTGCTGGTGAGCGGACGGAGTATTGGCGAGCGGATCGCCACCGGACCGGTGCGGATCCTTCGGGGGGTCCAGCAGCTCGGAGAGTTCCGCGAAGGGGAGATTCTGGTCTCGGACCGTACCGACCCGGATTGGGAGCCGGTGATGAAGAAGGCGGCGGCCATCGTCACCAACCGGGGCGGACGCACGTGCCATGCGGCCATCGTCAGTCGCGAACTCGGGGTGCCGGCGATCGTGGGCACCGGCACCGCAACCGAGGTGCTGCAGAATGGACAGCCGGTCACCGTGAGTTGTGCGGAGGGAGACACCGGATTCGTGTACGATGGGCCGCTGGCGTATGAAATCGAACGGCGGGAGCCAGCGGCCGCCGCGCGCCCGCGGACCCGCGTCATGATGAACGTCGGGAATCCCGAGGAGTCCTTCGGGCTGTCGCAACTGCCCAGCGACGGGGTCGGGCTCGCCCGTGAGGAATTCATCATTTCCAACAGCATCCGCATCCACCCGCTGGCCCTGGTGAATTATGCATCCCTGGAAGCGGGTCCCATAAAAGAGCAGGTGGACGCGCTGACGGCGGGGTACACGGACAAGCCGGCCTATTTCGTGGACCGGCTCGCGCAAGGCGTCGCAATGATTGCCGCGGCGTTTTACCCGAGGGACGTCATCCTGCGCCTCAGCGATTTCAAGACCAACGAGTATGCCAACCTGATCGGCGGCATGCCGTACGAGCCCACGGAGGAGAATCCCATGCTCGGCTTCCGCGGCGCGAGCCGGTACGACCATCCGCGCTACCAGGCGGGATTCGCGCTGGAGTGTCGGGCGGTGCGACAGGTCCGGGAGGTGATGGGGTTGAGCAACCTCAAGCTCATGATTCCGTTCTGCCGCACCGTGGAGGAGGGGCGGCGGGTGCTCGCGGCGATGGCAACGCACGGCCTGCGGCGTGGCGAGAACGGGCTGGAGGTGTACGTGATGTGCGAGATCCCCAGCAATGTGATCCTTGCGGAGGAGTTCGCGGAACTCTTTGACGGGTTCAGCATCGGATCCAATGACCTGACCCAGTTGATCCTGGGCGTGGACCGGGACAGCGAGATCGTGGCGCCCCTCTTTGACGAGCGAAACGCGGCCGTGCAGCGGATGATTGCGCAGGTGATCGCCGCCTGTCGCCGGAAGGGGCGCAAGATCGGCATCTGCGGCCAGGCGCCGAGTGATTACCCGGAGTTTGCCAGGTTTCTGGTGGCGCAGGGCATTGACAGCATCTCGTTGAATCCCGACACGGTGCTGAAGACCACGCAGGTGATTCTCGACGAGGAACGGCGGCTCGGCATGGCTGGCCGGGCCTGA